The following nucleotide sequence is from Aspergillus nidulans FGSC A4 chromosome I.
TCTGGAGTGAAGTCAGGTAACTGGCCCTTTGCATAGACACTCCAAGGTCAATGGAAATGTCCTCGTATGCGGGAATTATGGAGGCCGTGAATGTTGACATGCAAGCGTGGAAtgcgacgaggacgaggttTATCACTTTCTACCAGCATATGCATTCGTCAGCGATGAACCAAACCCTTTCCTGCATCAATCGTACCTTCCAGAGCGGCCAATTGTATGGGTCTTCGTTGGATGCACTTGGGAGCGGATCCAAATCAAGAGTTCCGTAAAGCGCAGGAGCAGGTACTCGCGATGGGCTTCTGATAAATGGGAGGCCGCTATTTCGGAAGCGAGAGGGATGCATTTCTCGTTTGCTTCTTCGACGAACTCGCTGGCGTCCTTCTCCTTAGTAGGATCATTGTTACTGCTGAAAGGGAGATTAGATGGGACCTCAGCCACTTCGGATACCATCTTGCCGGACTAAGTGACAAAAGGAGAGGAAAAACTATAGGAAGACGAAGCGGATCGGAAAGTGATGATCTGGGGTAATGGCAGGCCCACCCCCAGATGAAGGGGGGGGACCCCTAGATATAGCATCCCAGATTTTGTGGCGAACCTGAGCTGACAAACGTAGAGAGTTTGTGCAATGCCTCCTGCCTTGATAATGATGCTGAGGGAAACCGTTGGGCGAGTGTGGGAATAGGGGGGGATGAGAAACAGAAGTGTAGAGATCGTGGGGAGTCGTGGGGATAGCCTCTAGTCCCCACAAGATGATGGGTTCCCCCGACAAGGAGCTGTCTAATAATATGCGGTAGAAAATCTAACTGATGTGGAATCTCCGAGGGGTATAATACTTAGTGCTGATCCGAAGCAGTTGGCGTCGTGAGAAAGGACTAATGTGCGGAGCAAAGATGATGGGAGGATGGCAATGCTAAGCTTTACTTGGAAATCGCTGCCACAAAGCTTGCAACGAACTCGGGATTACTAGCCTTGTCTAAACTCGGATTTACACTGTGGGAACCTGACCTGCCCCCTATAAAACAGAGTCCTAAGCATTTCGCTGGCGACAAACATATTCCTCGATGTCACCCCATTGGGTGCCCTGCCAACACCCCTTCAGGTTCTTATATAGAGCTTGCCCAGACATTATTTGAAACCAAACACCAGCCCCATCGAAGTAGATGCTCAGTATTGATATTGAGCAAGATAATAGTAACCGGCTACCTTACAATAGCGGCTGAAACACTGACCCTGGGAGCTCCAGGATTAACGTAATATGGACCAGACCACTGATGCCGGCTGAGAGGAGGTTGAAAATGGCGCAGTGATGTAGCTTAAGCCTTAAGGAATACTAGGAACAGTAGGATGGATAAATTCCTTGTATCCGATCTTGATAATTCAATGCCTTGTTTTCTTTGAGAAGTCACGCATGGGGGAAGGGTTGGTCTACTGGGTCCGGCCGGCTTCTAAGTGAATCTTCTATTGTGACCAGGATTATCTTAAATCCTGTAATCGTACCTCGTATCCCAGGGCTGTGGCAGCTCACTACTCGAGCTGGGAAGTCACGTCTTTAATAGGGGCTTAGGGGCTTGAATGTATTTCGTGGGCTCGTGTGGTGTTATGGGGCTAGGATCGATAACCTGTGGTCGGACAAATGAAGTCTGGAGACAGGATGCTTAGTAAGAGAACAAATGATCGTTTCAGCAGGGTAATTCTAGACATACTGGCACAGTAAGCAGGCGTCAATCGggagttttttttttttttttttctagaCTGGCGCTCTCATGTTCCTGGTTCGTTATATCCTGCTCGGCAGATGTTTCGGCGGCATTCAAGGTTAGAACTCGCTGAGCTCTCGCTTGATAATTCAAAAGACTCTTCATACAAATCGCTTATAACAGAGTCTCTGATCCTGTTTCTTAATTCCCGACCTTTAGCTGGTCATATTCTTATAGTGTGGACTTATGGCGAAGACAGTCCACTACTTGTGCTAACTATGCCAGTTAGGCTTACATAAGTGAGACACTAAACTAGTCACTATCTTCCAATGTTCGATACTGCAAGGACTCGGAAGGAAAAGACCCTTGTCTCCCACGGGACGAGCAATGGCTTGGTGCCGACGTTACGGTAACAAGCCTTACTGTCCAGAAGTACCTCAGTGGTTGCGACGACTCGAGCACGCAAGGGAAACCTATTCCTACGACTGGCAAGAGATAGTACTAGCTTGAAAGTTTTAATACTCCCTAGACTCATATCACACATTGAGATGTGGCAGTGACATTGCCCGCTGCCTCTTTGCACGTATTGTGCATCCCTGCCGCGAGGCAGCAACCCGAATCTTATCAGAAGGGCCCCCTTTAAGCGAGTCTCACAGTGACCAGTATGGAGACAGGGAGCAAGGCCGCACTGACATTGCGGCATTACAGCTCCGTCGCCATTCAATATTAGACTAGTAGTCGATAATGCGGCTAAATGGGATCTCCTACGCTGATCATATGTTCCTCATTCTTTTCAAAGCAAGGCGCCAGGACATGGGGTAATCTTTGCTGGCAATGCTGCAGACAGGTGTCAGTGTGGGCTCTTTAAGCAAGGTTCGACCCCGAGCGTTGACATAAACCCTAACTGGAACGTACCTTTGTTCCCGGTGAATCGGGCTCGAACCCGACTCGACTGTTGGGCGCTGGTGGGTAGAATGAATGGttctttccatcttcaatTTGGGCAGAAAGGATTGAGCTTTCCGAAAGGTCCCCATCTGAAAATCCTTGGCAATGATGCAACTCAAACCTTGAATCTCAGCAGGAGAAATCTTCCCAATGTTATGATTGGTCGACATGCGACAATGCCCCAGTTCAACTGCCCGCCGTGTCACGGGTCTGACCCAACTTGCCTGGCTGCCGCCCAGTCTATgagcaggctgctgctagTGCAGCTTAGGTAACCTTCTGGAGCACCTAGGACTATTAGGAGCCATCTTGTGCTTAGTggcttttctttctctaggATAATTCAGATACTCCAATTTCGTTGTCACAACAGCCTACTTTTATCCAACACCTACGGAATCATGCCCAGATAGCCTAGCGCTTCCCCTCACCCCCTACACCAAGGCGCAAGATATGTCGTCTCGGCCCTTTGAGAGGCCACTCCTGCCGGTGCCTTCTGCTGTCGCTTCGCCAGTGGGAAATACCATTCGACCTCGCATCAAGAAGGCTTCGTTGGCTTGCACCGAGTGCCGGAAACGCAAATCAAAGGCAATGCTTTCGGTTCTTTCACTTTCCCGTCTCGTCTCATTGACTCTTTCATAGTGCGTTGGTCTTCCACCCCCCTGCGAGCGCTGCCGTCGCCAGAAAATAGAGTGTATCCTCGACGAAGAAAGTGATCGTCGCCGCCGTGGCGTCCTTGAGCGTCGGCTGGATGTCTTGGAGCAAGATCGCACGCTCCTAGTGAGGTTGGTGGACATTATTCGCGATGGAAGTCAGGAAGAGGCTAGTAGAGTTCTGAACTATATCCGGAGCGACGCTTCACTAGACGACATTCGGCGATTTCTGGCCCAAAGCCCGTCACCCAGCGAGGCCGAGCATGTTCCACGGCAGGTAAGAACGCTACTCACTTACCGGGCTAGGCATTCTACAAACTATGACCCAGTGCTTAGTTTTAGTAGAGATTCAGTCCTCTCTACCATGTACCGGCCTGGCCATGGACCTCAGTGACAGACGATAGCAACTATATCTCCCATCTCATCTCTATCTACTTTTCTTGGAACTCCCCCGTGCTAAAGTGGATTGAACGCGACTTGTTTATCAGAGACATGCAGAGCGGGAACATAGACTCCCCCTTTTGTTCTCCCTTCCTTGTCAATGCTATCCTAGCAGTTGCATGTGTACGTAATATATCCTGCTGAACCGATTCCTACAGTGCGAGAACTATTCAATAATTCTGCGATTCTAGTGCTACTGCGACGTACCTGAAACAAATTCCGCATCCGACGTTGTCCCACCCGGGAGACTGGATTTTTTTGACGAAGCAAAACGGCTGTTGGGCCAGGAGGAAGGCAAATTCTCTCTGACAAGCTTCCAGGGTCGCTGTGAGCTATATCTGAGGTGATGACCTTGACCATTTGGTTCTGTAAGGCATGCTAAATCAGCTGCTAGTACATGGATTATGGGCAAGCACATGCTTAGTTGGCAGTACTTGGTCGAAATCGCCGACTGTGCCCGACAGCTCCAGGCTCGAAGGAATGCCATTGCGGTAAGCGCTGACGAGAAAGCCCAGGAGCTACTTTTGGCCCTTGATACTGCAATCACCGGTTCTTTTAGTGCGCTCTCGTAAGTCCACTTAATACATAATCTCACAGCATCTGACCGGTCTCAGTAGTATTTTCCCTAGTTTGCACAAGGCTTCCATCATGCCGAAACCCACTCTCTATGATTTGCGGCCTCGACACCATACCCCAAAGGACGTGTGGTGGCCATACGGTGTCGAAGATGGGTCACCAGCGATGCCTGTTCCAATACCAGCACACTCAAATTGCGTTAGCACCGAGTTGCTCAAACTACAACTGGTGTTGTGGGAGATATCAAACAACCCTTTCCAGAGTATAGGACAACTTTGCTGCAccaaggaggagatggcggagatttTTCACCAACGCCTGAAACAATGGGTTACCGAACTTCCCGAATGTCTGACGCATGCGAGCTTACTAGACAGCGCATCAACCCCGGCGGTTCTTGATATGCAGTATGTTGATATTGGCTCCTTATTACTTCCACACCTTTAGCTGCTAACACTGCTGCCCTTCCAGTTTAAGCTATCACAGTGCCGTGATCAACGTATTTGAAGACATAAAGACCGCCAATGACCCGTATTCCCCTCTAAATGAAGTGCAAGCCATTCGTCTATCGTCTGCTCGTATCATATGCTCTCTCCTGGAGATATTTGGTTCTCGCTGGTCTGTGCATTACATGCCCTTCATCTATATACGCTACGCAAATATTGCGCTGTCCATACTGCTTGTGGACCTAGACAACGCGGAAAATAGAGGGCATTTCATAAACTCCTATACCTCTCTACATGCGCTGTCAATTCGACTTCCCATAGCAAAGGAGGTGTTGCAGCTCATCGTAGAACAGGCTAGACAAAAGCAAACGGAACTCCCCAAAGAGGTTCTATGCCTGTCTTAACTGAGAGCGCGGAGCTTGATGGTTTGGTACAAGGCTATTGGACCCTGATGCCAAGTTTTATTGCATTTCTAGCATATTGTGGAATGGGCGTATGTGGCGTTCTTTGTGGTTCTTGTCTTTATGCTCGGGTTTAAGAGACACTTTATATGCGTACTGAAACCAGACAAGTCCAGAGAATAAGTAGGCCTCCGCCAGCAACCCGAATTTAAGCATTAACCAGGGAACAGCCTCATACTGCTTGGTTTTTTAGGGTCTGAATGAATGGAGTCCACTGGTTATACTTCACGGAGAAGTAATCCTGCTCCAGTTATTGGTTGTATTAAATCAAGCTCATTCCTAGCTTGGTGGGTATCACTGATAATGACGCCCTTCGTTGAGACGACTGTGGCCCTTGAATTTCCTCTCGAGGTTGTTTCATCCATCGCCTAAAGCCACCATAAAAGTACTTCTGAAGATACAATGGTCAATACTGCTAGCTGTAGGCTGGTATGCTATGCGGACTTACGTAAACTGCATAGAGCTTCTGTATAGGATCACCGCCTTCCCAAAGCGTCCAGCCCCTCTCCCTTGTTGTCTCATACGACCGACACCCATTTATGACGATAGGAGTGTCCTGCATCCGGCATTCTGTGCTAATCATGAAAGCTGGAAACAATCTTCTCTCACGATCTTGAGCCTAAAGCGTTCTTTCCTTCATTGACTCCGCCCTTAACCCTTCAGGGGCATGACACTGCATCTACCCGAAGCTCTTGTCCGACTCGTGCGTTATCGCAAaccatgatctgcagctcctgcatcgTACGACCGGCAGAAGAACTTCAGAAGCTTCATGGCGGTTGAGCCGCCAATCATTGTCTGAACTACGTGATCGAATCACTCCCTTGACTTCCAGAGCCGGCATCTGCCACCACATTCGCTACGCTCTTCCTGCCTAACCATCTACCCAACACAACATTGCATACAATATGGCCTCCATATCCCCGTATACGTCGCCTGACCCGGAAGATGGCTCTATACTACCAGGGCACGAGCGGACCGCCAGTGTCTCGGAATTATCCCGCTCCGGGAGCATGAGCATGACCGATAATCCTCATAGAAGGTCAATCCAGTTCAACATCGAACAGGTCGAGTCGCCTCCTTCGCGCCCTAGTAGCACAACGGGCCAGAAGAATCTTCAGTCTGAGGTCCATGGAAGGGATCAGAAGGTTCATGGGCGAGGTTACTCCCCTCCACCGCCCCAGTAAGTTGCCCAATTCCGTTTAAGTGCCTAGTTAATAAACTCCGTTACAAGAACGTACGAGCGTGGGGTTTCCTTCGATACCTTCGATAACCCGGATACCCCGGATTTCTCACTCACTCTCAACTATAAACATAAAGGCTATCAGCTTAGCCGACGAAGCCGCACATTCCTTTGTGGCACCGACCTGAACGATTACTCCGAGTTTGCTCTTGAATGGCTTATTGACGAACTGGTGGATGACGGCGATGAAATTGTCTGTCTGCGGGTAGTCGAAAAAGACTCTAGTATCGCGAGTGATGCAGCGGTCGAGGCTGGGAAGTATCGTCAGGAGGCTGAGAGACTTTTCGACCAGGTCATTCAGAAAAACAGCCAGAATGAAAAAGCCATAAGTCTGGTGTTGGAATTGGCCGTTGGCAAGGTTCATGATATCATACAACGCATGGTAGGTATTCGTCCATAACTTATCACGTCTGGCGTTTGCTGATTTATTCTAGATAAAAATCTATGAACCCGCCGTCCTAGTTGTCGGCACTAGGGGCAAGAGCCTCAACGGAGTCCAGGCTTTGCTTCCTGGGTCTGTTTCTAAGTGGTGTTTGCAAACATCTCCGATTCCTGTTATAGTGGCGCGTcctccgacgaagagggagaaaaagaagaaaaaacgACTTGCCGATCCCACCAGGCGCAGCTACAATCACATTTTGGAAATGAGCGAACAACGGGGAAGCCATATATTCTCTGCCCCGTCGAGCCGAAATAGCAGCGTTTCGAAGTtgccagatgaagaagctgcagtagcagcagctctcgGTCTCCCTCAGGCTTATACTACTTCACGCTCTTCACTTTCTACGTCTGAGAGAAGCAGCGTCAGCCATGATGGACCACTTACACCGGTGCCTGATTCTCTCGAAGCCATTAACAACACACTCGCGTCAGATCTCTCCATAGCATCTGACGATACGAAAAGCAACGGAAATATCAATAAGTCGCCGAACGAGATATCATCCCCTGCTAGTGATACCCCGTCGCCGGTGGAGGGGTCAAACAATTCCACACCAGAACCCACCAATTCAGAGGTCAACATCCCAGTTATAGTGACGGACGGTGTCACAAGTGACACTAAGACTAAGCGAAGGTCGGTCTAGTCGCGATTTTATGGCACGTTGCCTACGGACTCTTACTGTCCCACCTTAACTGTTCCCTGCAACTCCGGTCATTCTCTTACCAAGCACAAATACATCAAACAGCTGCCGTTTATTTGAGGCGCTCATGCAATTTGGACTTATCATCATATTATAGCATAAGATT
It contains:
- a CDS encoding uncharacterized protein (transcript_id=CADANIAT00006955) is translated as MPQFNCPPCHGSDPTCLAAAQSMSRLLLVQLRYSNFVVTTAYFYPTPTESCPDSLALPLTPYTKAQDMSSRPFERPLLPVPSAVASPVGNTIRPRIKKASLACTECRKRKSKAMLSCVGLPPPCERCRRQKIECILDEESDRRRRGVLERRLDVLEQDRTLLVRLVDIIRDGSQEEASRVLNYIRSDASLDDIRRFLAQSPSPSEAEHVPRQRFSPLYHVPAWPWTSVTDDSNYISHLISIYFSWNSPVLKWIERDLFIRDMQSGNIDSPFCSPFLVNAILAVACCYCDVPETNSASDVVPPGRLDFFDEAKRLLGQEEGKFSLTSFQGRSASTWIMGKHMLSWQYLVEIADCARQLQARRNAIAVSADEKAQELLLALDTAITGSFSALSSIFPSLHKASIMPKPTLYDLRPRHHTPKDVWWPYGVEDGSPAMPVPIPAHSNCVSTELLKLQLVLWEISNNPFQSIGQLCCTKEEMAEIFHQRLKQWVTELPECLTHASLLDSASTPAVLDMHLSYHSAVINVFEDIKTANDPYSPLNEVQAIRLSSARIICSLLEIFGSRWSVHYMPFIYIRYANIALSILLVDLDNAENRGHFINSYTSLHALSIRLPIAKEVLQLIVEQARQKQTELPKEVLCLS
- a CDS encoding universal stress protein (transcript_id=CADANIAT00006956); the protein is MASISPYTSPDPEDGSILPGHERTASVSELSRSGSMSMTDNPHRRSIQFNIEQVESPPSRPSSTTGQKNLQSEVHGRDQKVHGRGYSPPPPQTYERGVSFDTFDNPDTPDFSLTLNYKHKGYQLSRRSRTFLCGTDLNDYSEFALEWLIDELVDDGDEIVCLRVVEKDSSIASDAAVEAGKYRQEAERLFDQVIQKNSQNEKAISLVLELAVGKVHDIIQRMIKIYEPAVLVVGTRGKSLNGVQALLPGSVSKWCLQTSPIPVIVARPPTKREKKKKKRLADPTRRSYNHILEMSEQRGSHIFSAPSSRNSSVSKLPDEEAAVAAALGLPQAYTTSRSSLSTSERSSVSHDGPLTPVPDSLEAINNTLASDLSIASDDTKSNGNINKSPNEISSPASDTPSPVEGSNNSTPEPTNSEVNIPVIVTDGVTSDTKTKRRSV